A DNA window from Nitrospira sp. contains the following coding sequences:
- a CDS encoding L-aspartate oxidase (MaGe:77307387) — MKSSAAQSQQASSSHHADFLVIGSGVAGLRAALELSREGRVIMLTKGHPLQSNSIYAQGGVAVALSEEDDVAIHRTDTLKAGHGLCRAEAVRVLVEEGPARIQELIRWGAKFDKTDGKFAFAREAAHSRSRILRARGDATGNEMVRALMAQVARQKRIQRLDYHFTVDLVVEEGRCCGAVVLDESSSKQFIIPAKAVVLSTGGAGQIYARTTNPPNATGDGMAMAFRAGAMLQDMEFVQFHPTSLYLPSSPPFLLSEAMRGEGGQLRNNKGEVFMQRYHPLGALAPRDIVSRAIWAEMAATRARHVYLDVTHLGAEFIKRRFPTIYATCLRSDIDITEEWIPVSPSAHYMMGGVWTDINGATTLPGLFAAGEVACSGVHGANRLASNSLLEGLVFGMRAGVAAIAFAQGHEMPELSSHATELHAAGDATFEDVEKLRSSLRRTMWGQVGVIRSRESLIRATAQLSRWTQLAAKFSKTRAELEVKNMVQVAHCVAAAALWRENSVGAHFRSDCPEEKRPGWKQHSQLRIAADTTEPRLAKKRGVVVVLQVRPPRSRVRSSRRP, encoded by the coding sequence ATGAAATCGTCAGCAGCGCAGTCGCAGCAAGCCTCCTCTAGTCATCACGCCGATTTTCTGGTTATCGGGAGCGGTGTGGCTGGACTACGCGCAGCCTTGGAATTGAGCCGCGAAGGGCGCGTCATCATGCTGACGAAGGGGCATCCCCTGCAGAGCAATTCGATCTATGCGCAAGGGGGTGTTGCAGTAGCACTCAGTGAAGAAGACGATGTTGCGATTCACCGGACCGATACGTTGAAGGCTGGTCATGGGCTGTGCCGGGCTGAGGCGGTTCGTGTGTTGGTGGAAGAGGGGCCGGCCAGGATTCAGGAATTGATCCGATGGGGCGCCAAATTCGACAAGACGGATGGAAAGTTCGCTTTTGCCCGAGAGGCGGCGCATAGCCGGAGCCGCATCCTCCGCGCGCGCGGCGATGCGACGGGCAATGAAATGGTGCGCGCACTGATGGCGCAGGTTGCGCGGCAGAAGCGCATTCAACGGCTCGACTACCATTTCACGGTTGACCTGGTCGTGGAGGAGGGGCGTTGTTGCGGGGCGGTCGTGCTCGATGAATCGTCGTCGAAGCAGTTCATTATTCCTGCAAAAGCGGTGGTGTTATCCACTGGCGGCGCCGGGCAGATTTATGCCAGGACGACGAATCCGCCCAATGCCACCGGCGATGGCATGGCTATGGCCTTTCGCGCGGGGGCCATGCTGCAGGATATGGAGTTTGTCCAGTTTCACCCAACCTCGCTGTATCTCCCTTCCAGTCCGCCGTTCCTTTTGTCAGAAGCCATGCGCGGCGAAGGCGGGCAGTTGCGCAATAACAAGGGCGAGGTGTTCATGCAGCGCTACCACCCCCTTGGGGCTCTTGCGCCTCGCGATATTGTCTCGCGGGCGATTTGGGCTGAGATGGCGGCGACGCGAGCCCGGCATGTGTATCTCGACGTCACCCACCTGGGAGCCGAATTCATCAAGCGCCGGTTTCCGACCATCTATGCGACCTGCTTGCGATCCGATATCGATATTACGGAAGAGTGGATTCCTGTGTCGCCCAGCGCCCATTACATGATGGGCGGAGTGTGGACCGACATCAATGGGGCTACTACGCTGCCGGGATTGTTCGCGGCCGGTGAGGTGGCCTGTAGTGGCGTGCATGGCGCCAATCGTCTTGCGAGCAATTCGCTGTTGGAAGGACTGGTCTTCGGTATGCGGGCCGGCGTCGCGGCGATCGCGTTTGCTCAGGGGCATGAGATGCCTGAGTTATCCTCCCATGCAACGGAGTTGCATGCTGCCGGAGACGCGACGTTCGAGGATGTGGAGAAGCTGCGGAGCTCGCTTCGCCGGACGATGTGGGGGCAGGTTGGAGTCATTCGGTCGCGGGAGTCGCTCATTCGAGCCACGGCTCAATTGTCTCGTTGGACGCAGCTCGCCGCCAAGTTCTCTAAGACCAGGGCTGAGTTGGAAGTGAAAAATATGGTGCAGGTCGCGCATTGTGTTGCGGCCGCCGCATTATGGCGGGAGAACAGCGTCGGGGCGCATTTTCGCTCGGATTGCCCCGAGGAGAAACGGCCCGGCTGGAAGCAGCACAGTCAGTTGCGGATCGCCGCGGACACTACCGAGCCGCGGCTGGCAAAGAAGCGGGGAGTGGTTGTGGTTCTACAGGTTCGGCCGCCGCGATCACGTGTCCGGTCTTCGCGCCGTCCCTAA
- a CDS encoding hypothetical protein (Evidence 4 : Unknown function but conserved in other organisms; MaGe:77307388) has product MAWRGRRALTDPKDVSILRIMGKNHVPGVVGLRVLRWCGVIILVSMVACSSKTLQYPEDHERFIHIDRAVEALREAYQHRDRAAFQDVMLPAESLEQIQAEAAQDFELFQSIQLDFKTERIMIDGENIDVYVHWQGVWKKNPDDAGIRQRGHARLQWVGRQSILLRGVQGDLPFGMTVRQALSDLPATPQKPLPQ; this is encoded by the coding sequence ATGGCCTGGCGGGGGCGGCGCGCCTTGACCGATCCCAAGGACGTTTCTATACTGCGCATCATGGGAAAAAATCATGTGCCAGGCGTGGTTGGCCTGCGGGTGCTCCGTTGGTGCGGGGTGATCATACTGGTTTCGATGGTAGCCTGCTCATCGAAAACGCTTCAGTACCCCGAGGATCATGAGCGCTTTATTCATATCGATCGAGCTGTGGAAGCATTGCGGGAGGCGTATCAGCATCGCGACCGGGCGGCGTTTCAAGACGTGATGCTGCCGGCGGAATCGTTGGAGCAAATCCAAGCCGAGGCCGCGCAGGACTTCGAATTGTTTCAGTCCATTCAGCTGGATTTCAAAACCGAGCGCATCATGATCGATGGAGAAAATATCGATGTGTATGTGCATTGGCAGGGGGTCTGGAAAAAGAATCCCGACGACGCCGGTATTCGCCAGCGCGGCCATGCCCGCTTGCAGTGGGTGGGCAGGCAATCGATTCTTCTTCGCGGCGTACAAGGCGATTTGCCATTTGGAATGACCGTGCGCCAGGCGTTATCCGATCTTCCCGCCACGCCGCAGAAACCGCTTCCCCAATGA
- a CDS encoding hypothetical protein (Evidence 5 : Unknown function; MaGe:77307381) — protein sequence MTKKSNIEKTIRDMDALLKFVPGLDAMLKSLESTSKQSEVDEEYQRIKLPYVSAEPIRGTGWTR from the coding sequence ATGACGAAGAAATCAAATATAGAGAAGACGATTAGGGACATGGACGCCCTTTTGAAATTTGTCCCTGGATTAGACGCAATGCTTAAGTCTTTGGAGTCAACATCTAAACAGTCTGAAGTTGACGAAGAATATCAACGGATTAAGCTGCCATATGTTTCGGCTGAACCGATTCGTGGGACTGGGTGGACTCGCTAA
- a CDS encoding DDE domain-containing protein (MaGe:77307380), which produces MNKLTQAKRVQVIAALVEGNSIRATCRMTGVAKGTVLKLLVDLGSACAAYQDRTLRNLTCKRIQCDEIWSFCYAKEKNVPEEMKGKLGIGDVWTWTAIDADTKLIVSYQVGDRSATYARKFIDDLATRLAHRVQLTTDGYKAYLVAIEKAFGSEIDYAMLDKMYTHTGGNGGGPARYSPGACCGAVKKRIKGNPDMEKISTSYVERQNLTMRMSMRRMTRLTNAFSKKVENQAHAVALHFMHYNFARVHQTLRVTPAMEAGIADHVWSLEELAALLDSN; this is translated from the coding sequence ATGAACAAACTGACGCAAGCCAAACGAGTTCAGGTCATCGCCGCGCTGGTCGAGGGCAATAGCATCCGCGCTACCTGCCGCATGACTGGCGTCGCGAAGGGCACCGTCCTCAAGCTCCTCGTGGATCTCGGATCGGCTTGTGCAGCCTATCAGGATCGGACCCTTCGGAATCTCACCTGCAAGCGCATTCAGTGTGATGAAATCTGGTCATTCTGTTATGCGAAAGAAAAGAACGTCCCCGAAGAGATGAAGGGGAAACTTGGCATTGGCGATGTATGGACCTGGACCGCGATTGATGCCGATACCAAGTTGATCGTTTCCTATCAGGTGGGTGATCGGAGCGCGACGTATGCGAGGAAGTTTATTGATGACTTGGCGACACGCCTAGCCCATCGCGTACAACTGACCACAGATGGCTATAAAGCCTATCTTGTGGCCATTGAAAAGGCGTTTGGGTCCGAGATCGACTATGCCATGCTAGACAAGATGTATACGCACACTGGTGGGAATGGTGGAGGCCCTGCCCGTTACAGCCCAGGAGCATGCTGCGGAGCTGTCAAGAAACGTATCAAGGGTAATCCTGATATGGAGAAGATTTCAACCTCCTATGTCGAGCGCCAGAATCTCACGATGCGGATGAGCATGCGCCGGATGACGCGACTGACCAATGCGTTCAGTAAGAAGGTCGAGAACCAGGCCCATGCCGTAGCTCTCCATTTCATGCATTATAACTTCGCTAGAGTTCACCAAACGCTCCGTGTCACTCCGGCTATGGAAGCCGGAATCGCGGATCATGTGTGGAGCTTGGAAGAACTCGCCGCATTGCTCGATTCAAACTGA
- a CDS encoding Lytic transglycosylase domain-containing protein (MaGe:77307386): MKTSQLLLGTAFVSAHWFLSGPPTAHAEIYQYIDANGTISLTNVPTDSRYRRIATRPNRLHPVLSDRELEPVISRYSRQHQLHPALIRAVIKAESDFNPQAVSRAGAIGLMQLMPQTAARMDVRDLYDPEDNIGGGTKYLRQLLDRFRGNLPLALAAYNSGEHTVDRYRGLPPIDETRQYVRKVIRYYRTFLIRDGAKTGHVIAAAEPVEPQPLPASLPAAAR, from the coding sequence TTGAAGACCTCGCAACTACTTCTCGGAACGGCCTTTGTAAGCGCTCACTGGTTCCTCTCAGGCCCTCCTACCGCTCACGCTGAAATCTACCAATACATTGATGCCAACGGAACCATCTCGTTGACCAACGTGCCGACGGATTCGCGTTACCGGCGAATCGCCACTCGGCCCAATAGACTCCATCCCGTCCTATCGGATCGAGAGCTGGAACCGGTGATCAGCCGATACTCTCGCCAGCACCAATTACATCCCGCCCTCATCCGAGCGGTCATTAAAGCGGAATCGGACTTCAATCCACAGGCCGTGTCACGCGCCGGCGCTATCGGCCTGATGCAACTGATGCCTCAAACCGCCGCGCGCATGGACGTGCGCGACCTGTATGACCCTGAGGATAATATCGGTGGGGGAACGAAGTACCTTCGTCAGCTGCTCGACCGGTTTCGGGGGAATCTCCCGCTGGCTCTAGCCGCCTATAACTCAGGCGAACACACCGTCGATCGCTATCGCGGGCTTCCGCCCATTGATGAGACCCGCCAATACGTCCGCAAAGTCATTCGCTATTATCGAACGTTTCTAATTAGGGACGGCGCGAAGACCGGACACGTGATCGCGGCGGCCGAACCTGTAGAACCACAACCACTCCCCGCTTCTTTGCCAGCCGCGGCTCGGTAG
- a CDS encoding Putative branched-chain-amino-acid aminotransferase (Evidence 3 : Putative function from multiple computational evidences; MaGe:77307385), producing MWIFLNDRFVTEQDATISVFDHGFLYGDGVYETIRSYGTRIFMRDHHLSRLQRSADAIGLTIPIPQNEWPRLLHEAMDRNQLGNGSTDAYLRITVSRGEGEIGLDPALCPTPTVVIMAKPLHPPAAELYRHGVSLIVAHTRRNLPSALSPHIKSTNFLNNILAKREAIAARVFDALLLNWEGHLTECTVSNLFFVSQGQLFTPSIECGLLDGITRAILLQMAEELNIPVHEGQFTSKQLLQADECFLTNTSMEVMPVASINKQPIGQGVPGFLTRQLHRHFIDNRSRFLEPLD from the coding sequence ATGTGGATTTTCCTGAACGATCGATTCGTCACGGAACAGGACGCGACAATATCCGTCTTCGATCATGGCTTTCTCTATGGAGACGGGGTCTACGAAACAATCCGCTCGTATGGAACGCGGATCTTCATGCGCGATCATCATCTGTCGCGCCTGCAGCGGTCTGCCGATGCTATCGGACTGACCATTCCTATCCCGCAAAACGAGTGGCCGCGCCTCTTGCATGAAGCGATGGACCGCAATCAATTGGGGAATGGGTCAACCGATGCCTATCTCCGAATCACCGTGTCCCGTGGAGAGGGAGAGATCGGCCTCGACCCCGCCCTCTGCCCAACACCCACCGTCGTCATTATGGCGAAGCCGCTCCATCCGCCGGCAGCAGAGCTCTATCGGCACGGCGTGTCGCTCATCGTCGCACACACGAGACGAAACCTGCCGAGCGCGCTCTCTCCGCATATCAAATCCACCAACTTCTTGAATAACATTCTGGCGAAACGCGAAGCGATTGCCGCGCGCGTCTTCGATGCGCTCCTCTTGAATTGGGAAGGGCACCTCACCGAATGCACCGTGAGCAATCTATTTTTCGTCTCACAAGGCCAGTTATTCACACCATCCATAGAATGCGGCCTCTTGGACGGTATCACTCGGGCAATCTTGCTGCAGATGGCGGAAGAACTGAACATCCCTGTCCATGAAGGACAGTTCACTTCGAAGCAGCTTCTGCAAGCCGACGAATGTTTTTTGACCAATACCAGCATGGAGGTGATGCCCGTCGCCTCGATTAACAAGCAGCCCATTGGACAGGGCGTCCCTGGCTTCCTCACCCGTCAATTGCACCGTCACTTTATCGACAATCGAAGTCGCTTTCTCGAACCTCTCGACTAA
- a CDS encoding Anthranilate synthase component 1 (MaGe:77307384): MTTAQPSSAPFLHGAPQPLWVTRRGWPFSPFELYTRVASDLRPSFLFESGNGSTTTGRYSFFATDPYRIFSGKQRDWTLRSAAGEHILTGWSPFSMLARLMQLSTIVRPPGVPPFFGGAVGYLSYDLVRQFESLPTQADDDLYFPDLEFAFYDLTVAFDHASGECHMMFCPPLQRFLGEPRGKLYREGCERLAALEAQLFSPISQAQQAHPLASVSFRPQQTQSAYMDRVQRCQEYIAAGDIYQANLSHRFSVTSDNFASQAGLATELQTYARLRQMNPSPFSGLLRMGNTSLISTSPERLVRLEGRSADTRPIAGTRRRGQDASDDRRLREELLGNEKERAEHLMLVDLERNDLGRVCETGSVLVDEFMSIEQYSHVSHLVSHVSGQLRTDATGFDLLRALFPGGTITGVPKIRCMEIIDELEPVRRGPYTGSMGYLSWSGDLDFNIIIRTLALHKGLGSLQVGAGIVADSDPAKEYEETMHKAQAFLSALS, encoded by the coding sequence ATGACCACAGCACAACCATCCTCCGCGCCCTTTCTACACGGGGCTCCGCAACCCTTATGGGTAACCCGGCGCGGCTGGCCATTCAGTCCTTTTGAATTGTATACCCGCGTAGCCTCCGATCTGCGCCCCTCATTTCTTTTTGAAAGCGGCAACGGGTCTACAACGACAGGGCGCTACTCTTTTTTCGCAACCGATCCTTACCGAATATTTTCGGGGAAGCAACGCGACTGGACTCTCCGCTCCGCCGCTGGCGAGCACATCCTCACCGGATGGTCGCCGTTTTCAATGCTCGCGCGCCTGATGCAACTGTCTACCATCGTCCGTCCTCCTGGCGTCCCGCCGTTTTTCGGAGGAGCCGTGGGCTACCTGAGCTATGACTTGGTTCGCCAATTCGAATCGTTGCCGACCCAGGCCGATGACGATCTGTATTTCCCCGACTTGGAATTCGCCTTTTACGATCTTACCGTCGCCTTCGATCACGCCTCAGGCGAGTGCCACATGATGTTCTGTCCCCCGCTCCAACGATTCCTTGGAGAGCCTCGGGGAAAGCTCTATCGGGAGGGCTGCGAGAGACTCGCGGCTTTAGAGGCGCAATTGTTCTCACCCATCTCCCAAGCGCAGCAGGCCCATCCACTAGCCTCCGTCAGCTTTCGTCCACAACAAACTCAGAGCGCCTATATGGACCGCGTTCAACGTTGCCAGGAATACATCGCCGCCGGCGATATATATCAGGCCAATCTCTCTCATCGTTTTTCAGTCACAAGCGACAACTTCGCCAGCCAGGCGGGACTCGCGACGGAACTCCAAACCTATGCGCGATTGCGCCAGATGAACCCTTCTCCGTTCTCCGGCCTGTTGCGCATGGGAAACACCAGCCTCATCAGCACCTCGCCGGAACGTTTAGTCAGATTGGAAGGCCGATCGGCCGATACACGTCCGATCGCCGGAACCCGGCGCCGAGGGCAAGACGCGTCCGACGACCGCCGGCTGCGAGAAGAACTACTGGGCAATGAAAAGGAACGCGCTGAACATCTAATGCTCGTCGATCTCGAACGGAACGACCTAGGGCGCGTGTGCGAGACCGGCTCCGTCCTCGTCGATGAGTTTATGTCGATTGAACAATATTCCCATGTCAGCCACTTGGTGTCTCATGTCTCCGGGCAACTGCGAACCGATGCGACGGGATTCGATTTATTGCGGGCCCTGTTCCCCGGCGGCACCATCACGGGAGTGCCCAAGATTCGCTGCATGGAAATCATCGACGAATTGGAACCGGTCAGGCGAGGCCCCTACACCGGGTCGATGGGGTATCTGAGCTGGAGCGGCGATCTCGATTTCAACATTATCATCCGCACACTGGCACTTCACAAAGGACTAGGCTCTCTCCAAGTCGGTGCCGGCATCGTGGCGGACTCGGACCCGGCCAAAGAATATGAGGAGACGATGCATAAGGCCCAGGCATTCCTGAGCGCCTTGTCGTAA
- a CDS encoding hypothetical protein (Evidence 4 : Unknown function but conserved in other organisms; MaGe:77307383): protein MKKKTPPKDVNVNAFEILQALTGEAADLSHNETSLPKKKKSDRPEKNPAAVALGRLGGKKGGPARAKKLSPQKRKAIARLAAKVRWEVDR, encoded by the coding sequence ATGAAAAAGAAAACCCCGCCCAAAGATGTCAACGTCAACGCCTTTGAGATCCTACAAGCCCTGACCGGAGAAGCTGCTGACTTGTCCCATAATGAGACGAGCCTGCCAAAGAAGAAAAAATCTGACCGGCCCGAGAAGAATCCCGCCGCTGTGGCGTTAGGTCGTTTGGGTGGCAAGAAAGGGGGACCTGCCAGAGCAAAGAAGCTATCCCCTCAAAAACGTAAGGCCATTGCGAGACTAGCGGCTAAAGTGCGTTGGGAGGTAGATAGATGA
- a CDS encoding ATP synthase subunit a (MaGe:77307378) has protein sequence MEESPLHPFELHNYIPLAFGGVDISINKAVIIMWVVVALVAFLMLKAGSARQMVPGKLQSMAEMLVDFIRNIILDTMGKDGMQFFPLVATLFLFILFCNLIGLIPGSYTVTSQIIVTAVFASVVYGLSLIMGFMLHGAKFMGILVPPGTPGWLLPLMIPIELISQLARPISLAVRLFANMTAGHVILGVLFGLAISGGLLIGWLPFVFTIAMNGLEVGIAFIQAYIFTVLTCVYLGDAFHLHGHDDHAH, from the coding sequence GTGGAAGAAAGTCCGCTTCATCCGTTCGAACTGCATAATTACATTCCTCTCGCTTTTGGGGGAGTCGATATTTCCATCAATAAGGCGGTCATCATCATGTGGGTGGTGGTGGCGCTGGTCGCGTTCCTCATGCTCAAAGCCGGGTCGGCGCGCCAGATGGTGCCGGGCAAGTTGCAGAGCATGGCGGAAATGTTGGTCGACTTCATTCGGAACATCATTCTCGATACGATGGGGAAAGACGGGATGCAGTTTTTCCCGCTTGTTGCGACGCTGTTTCTTTTCATTCTCTTCTGCAATCTCATCGGGTTGATTCCTGGTTCCTATACGGTGACCAGCCAGATTATTGTGACGGCGGTCTTTGCCTCTGTCGTTTACGGGCTCAGTCTTATCATGGGATTCATGCTGCATGGGGCCAAGTTCATGGGCATTCTTGTGCCGCCGGGCACGCCGGGATGGCTGCTGCCCTTGATGATTCCGATTGAGTTGATCAGCCAGCTGGCCCGGCCGATTTCTCTGGCGGTTCGATTGTTTGCCAATATGACGGCCGGCCACGTTATTCTCGGGGTGCTGTTCGGCTTGGCGATCAGCGGCGGGTTGCTCATCGGCTGGCTGCCGTTTGTCTTTACGATTGCGATGAATGGGTTGGAAGTCGGCATTGCGTTTATTCAAGCCTATATTTTTACCGTGTTGACCTGCGTCTATTTGGGAGACGCATTCCATCTGCACGGCCATGATGACCACGCGCATTGA
- a CDS encoding Serine dehydrogenasease (MaGe:77307382), translating to MNSVKADHYISGILSKYNRDLGAHLGGDVITIRSPIGFGLDDHVRLEIEQLHEQTKRKRKLPRLIVLIETGGGYIEVVERLYNIFRKHYVLVDFIIPNFAYSAGTVLVLSGDSIYMDYYSVLGPIDPQFEADGRYVPGLGYLQKFQELKNYINGNNGPPGSYKAELAYLLNKFDPAVLFHLEQAKNHSVSLLVNWLPRHKFKNWKVTRSRSKKVSPADRKSRAKQIGEILSNPERWHSHGRGIGLRELTSNEINLKIENFGEDGHLNKLVRQYYDLLIDYATKIGCGGMKSTVIHTRNGIRPIASQ from the coding sequence ATGAACAGTGTAAAGGCCGATCATTACATCAGCGGAATATTGAGCAAATACAACCGTGACTTAGGAGCGCATCTCGGAGGAGATGTAATTACCATACGATCCCCTATAGGGTTTGGTTTGGATGACCATGTTCGATTGGAGATTGAGCAACTGCATGAACAAACAAAGAGAAAAAGGAAGTTGCCAAGACTCATCGTTCTGATCGAGACAGGCGGGGGATATATTGAAGTTGTTGAGCGCCTATACAATATATTCCGCAAGCATTATGTATTAGTCGATTTCATTATTCCGAACTTCGCCTACTCTGCTGGCACAGTGTTGGTTCTTTCTGGTGATTCCATATACATGGATTATTACTCAGTTCTCGGTCCAATTGACCCTCAGTTTGAGGCTGACGGACGTTACGTTCCAGGGCTGGGGTATCTTCAGAAATTTCAAGAATTGAAAAATTACATTAATGGCAACAACGGGCCTCCAGGATCATACAAGGCTGAGCTAGCTTATCTGCTCAATAAGTTTGACCCTGCCGTGCTATTTCATTTGGAGCAGGCGAAGAATCATTCAGTTTCGCTATTAGTAAACTGGCTTCCTCGGCATAAATTCAAAAATTGGAAAGTTACAAGGTCTAGATCGAAGAAAGTGTCTCCGGCTGACCGAAAAAGTCGCGCCAAGCAAATCGGTGAAATTTTAAGCAATCCAGAACGATGGCATTCTCACGGACGAGGCATTGGTCTCAGGGAGTTAACTAGCAATGAAATCAACTTAAAAATCGAGAACTTTGGGGAGGATGGCCATTTGAATAAATTGGTTCGACAGTATTATGATTTATTGATAGATTACGCAACAAAGATAGGCTGTGGAGGTATGAAGAGTACGGTTATCCATACCCGAAATGGCATCCGCCCAATTGCGTCTCAGTAG
- a CDS encoding hypothetical protein (Evidence 4 : Unknown function but conserved in other organisms; MaGe:77307389), which translates to MPEGRKVRIRVRTVNCTYVGDFLVPPMRHRVSDAINEEVRLFISLTDVVVNDTERSDYVALNKNLIESIAQL; encoded by the coding sequence GTGCCGGAAGGCAGGAAAGTTCGCATCCGCGTTCGTACGGTGAATTGCACCTACGTGGGGGACTTCCTCGTTCCGCCAATGCGTCATCGCGTCTCGGACGCGATCAACGAAGAAGTGCGGCTCTTCATCAGTCTGACGGACGTGGTCGTGAACGATACGGAGCGTTCGGACTATGTAGCCCTCAATAAGAATCTGATCGAGTCCATCGCGCAGCTCTAG
- a CDS encoding hypothetical protein (Evidence 4 : Unknown function but conserved in other organisms; MaGe:77307379) gives MPPSQDPFYAGLGQAVRIGTDLLAALIVGGGLGWLLDTYLLDSTPWGMVVGLALGVTAGIRNAYRSAMRWPGSSPDTESKG, from the coding sequence ATGCCCCCTTCTCAAGATCCGTTTTATGCGGGGCTCGGCCAGGCGGTTCGGATTGGAACCGACCTGCTAGCTGCGTTGATCGTCGGAGGCGGGCTGGGCTGGTTGTTGGATACCTATCTCCTGGATTCGACTCCTTGGGGAATGGTGGTGGGGTTAGCGCTCGGGGTAACGGCCGGCATACGGAACGCATACCGGTCGGCCATGCGGTGGCCCGGTTCATCGCCCGATACAGAAAGCAAAGGATAG